Below is a window of Halobaculum lipolyticum DNA.
CAGGCGCTCGCGGCCGCGGCCACCGTCGGCGACCGCGTCGACGAGGTCGACGTGATCGGCGGGGCAGTCCCGGTCGAGTTGGCCGAGGGGGTGGCGACGCCGGTGCGGGCGTTGCGGTGGCTGGCGACGCGGGCGCCGCGGCTGTGCGGGGGGCTGCTCCGCGGGCAGTCGTGGGTGGCGGCGCGGGCGCCGCCGTCGGTCGTCCTCTCGCAGTACAGCGACGACGGAGCCAGCGGCTGCACTCCCCGCGAGCGGACGGTCGTCGCGGAGGACTTCGTCGAGGCGTTCGACGGCGGCGCACACGGGGCCGTGACGGAGTTGGCGGCGACGGCCAGCCAGTGGGACGTGTCGGTCGACGCGGTCGAGCGCCCGGTCCGGCTCTGGCACGGCACCGCGGACACGAACGTACCGATCGCCGGCGCCGAACGCCTCGGGGAGCGAATCCGGAACGGGACGGTCGAACGGGTCGCGGGCGCCGACCACCTCGGCACCCTCGTGGCCGTCCGTTCGGCCGTACTCGGGCGCCAGCGACGGTAGCGCCGAGACCGTCGACTCGGTTGCCGAAGTCGTCCGTGGTGACCTGCCCGTCGATGCCGACTCGGAGGGCGTCGACGTTCGTCGTCGCGGGCGTGTTCCACCCGGACCCGACGCCGAAGCCGAAGCGGACCGTCGCGTCCGGGTACACCTCGAGCAGCCGGGTCCACGTGACGGGGTCGGAGATGCTCGCCTCGTCGCCGGCGGGGCGTTCCGGTCGCCGAACGGGCCGTTCTGGCGGGCGAACCGACCGTTCTCCGGACATCCGCGTCCTCCCGCCGGAGCCGCCCGACGGCGGCCGCGACAGAACGGTCAACGAAACAGACAGTTCACGTCGGTTAAAATACAGCCGCGAGGACTGACAATTCCCCCGGCTAGCCGTGCAATTTAATTACCCCGTTTTCGTAGCGATGGACGCAACCGTATAGACACATGGGGGGGAGCACGCAGCAACGCAGACAGCGTCTGCTAACGGCAGTTGTAGTATCAATATTGATAACCTCGCTGGTCGCCTTCGCGGGGACGTCCGCCGCGGTGCGGACGACCGTGGAGGGACCCGACGAGGTGACGAAAGGGGAGACGGTCGCGTTGACGTCGACGGTCGACGTCCGCGACGACGAGCGCGTCCGGATCGACGCGTTCACGCTCACGCTCCGGACGGCGGAGTCGCCGGACGAGGCGGTGCGCGTGACGGTCGCGACCAACGGGACTGTCCTGTCGATCACGCCCTCGTCGGGCGTGGTCGGGCAAGGAGAGATCCGGATCGCCCAACTCCGGCGGTCGCTCGAGGTCTCGGTCTCCGGCACCGACGGCGCCTACGGTTACGGCTACGGCTACCGTGGCGGCATCGACGAGCGCGCCGGCCAGTCGGCCGCCGAGGTCGGCTACGGCTACGGGTACGGCTACGCCGACACGGCGATCGTCGTCGAGGCGTCCTTCGACTCGAAGTCGCTGAAACACGGGAACTACGAGACGTTCCTCGCGGTCGACACGGCCGAAGCGGACGGCCGGTTCCGGTCGAACGTTCGGGCGTTCGAGGTGCTGGTGCCCGGGAACGGCTCGCCGCCCGACCGGGGCGAGGGCGACGACCGTCGCCAGTGGTTCAACTGGTTCGCCTGGAACGCGTGGAGCGACTGGAACGACTGGAACGGGTGGGGCGACCGGGACGACTGGGACGACCGGGACGACCGTGACTGGAACGACCACGACCGGGACCGCGACGACCGTCGTGACTGGGAGGACTGGACCGACCGGGACGACCACGACCGCGACGACTGGAACGACCGCCACGACGACGAGGACGACGGAGACGACGACCGCGACGACCGCGACGACTGGCGCGACCACGACCGTCACGACTGGAAGGACCGCCACGACGACGAGGACGACGACCGTCACGAGTGGCGCGACCACGACGACGACGAAGACGACGACCGCGACGGCTGGCGCGACCACGACCGTCACGACCGCGACGGCTGGAACGACCGCTACGACGACGAGGACGACGAAGACGACGACGAGGACGACCGACGGACCGGCCCGCCCTCGCACGCCAACGGCAACGGTCCGCCCTCGCACGCCAACGGCAACGGTCCGCCCTCGCACGCCAACGGCAACGGTCCGCCCTCGCACGCCAACGGCAACGGTCCGCCCTCGCACGCCAACGGCAACGGTCCGCCGTCCGACGTCCCTCGGGGCGGTCGCTGACACACGGGAGCCACGACCATGTCAGACCAAAACACGCTCCCGTTCGAGCGACCGGTCCGTCGACTCGCCAGCACCGTCCGCACGGTCAGTACCGACGACCTCGTCCACCACGGCGGGGTGATGGCCGCGGCGACCGTCGTCGCCGGCGGCTTCAACTACGGCTACCAGGTGTTCGTCGGCCGCTACCTCGGCGCCGAGGCGTACGGCGCCTTCGGCGCGCTGTTCGCGCTGTTCTACCTGCTGCACGTCGTCGGCCGCGGCGTCAGGTTCAGCGCCTCCCGGTTCGCCGCGGAGTTGAACGGCGCCCACGAACGCGCGGCGTTCTACCGCGGCTTCCTGCTGCGGTCGGTCGCCCTCGGCGTCGGCGGCACCGTCCTGCTCGTCGCCGCCAGCCCCGCCATCGCCGGGTTCCTCGGTCTCGACTCGGCGGCGCCGGTGACGGTCGTCGCGGCCGCCATCGGCGTCGAACTGGTGTTGACCGCCAACCAGGGGACCCTGCAGGGACTCCAGCGGTTCGGCGCCCTCGGCGCGTTCAAAGTCGCGCAGGCGGCCGTGAAACTCGCGCTCGGCGTCGCGCTCGTGCTCGCCGGCTTCCGGCTGTACGGCGCCTTCGCCGCGGTCGTCCTCGGCTCGGCGGTCGTGCTCGTCGCGTCGACGGCGTACCTGCTGCGCGAACTCGGGACGGCGTCGGCCGCGCGGTCGTCGTTCCGCTACCGCCGCGCGTACCGCTACGTCGTGCCCGCGGCGATCGCGGGCTTTTGCCTCACGGTGCCGGCCAACGCCGACGTCGTCGTCGTGAAGCACTTCTTCCCGGCCGTCGACGCCGGCCACTACGCGGCCGCCTCCGTGCTCGGGAAGGTGCTGTTGTTCCTGCCGATGGGCATCTCGACGGCGCTGTTCCCGAAGGTGACCGCCGACCACGCCGCCGCGCGAACCGAGCGCCTCGACGCGCTGTTCGACCGCGCGCTCGCGTACGCCGCGCTCGTCGCGGCGGCGGGCGCGGTCGGCTTCTGGCTCGTCGCCGAGGAACTGCTCCTCGTCGCGTACGGTCCGGAGTACGTCGCCGCCGCGCCGCTGGTCCGCTGGTACGGACTGGCCATCTCGGCGGTCGTGCTCGCGATCGTCGTGCTGAACTTCGAACTCGCGCGCGACCGGACGGACTACGTGTACGCGTTCGCGCTCGGCTCGCTGCTGGAACTCGCGGCCATCTGGTTCGTCCACGACACGCTGATCCAGGTCGCCCAGCTGGTGCTCGTCGCGAACGTCGCGCTGTTCGCGCTCGGACTGGCGACGGTGAAACTCGACCTGGATCTGGTGCCGACCCGCCTGCGGAACGTACTCTCGACCTCCGACAAATGACAGACGCAACCGACTCGACCCGACCCGACGCCGACGGACAGCCCGCCGAACACAGCCCCGACCGCTCGGTCGTGGTCCCGGTGTACGACGAACGCCCCGACGTGTGGACCGCGCTCGTCGAACGCCTCCGCGCGGCCGGCTGGGACGAGGTGGTCGTCTGCCTCGACGCGCCGGACGACGACACCGCGCGGGCCGCCGAGCGCGTCGGCGAACACGCCGGCGTCGCGCTCGCCGTCAGCGACGACCGCCGCGGTAAGGGCGGCGCCCTCCGCGACGGGCTGGCGACGGCTTCGGGCGACGTGCTCGGCTACGTCGACGCCGACGGCGCCGTCGCCGTCGAGGCGCTCGACCGCCTGTACCGCAGCGTCGAGTGGGGCACCGCCGCCGTCGCCGCCGGCTCCCGGGACGCCGGCGACGCCGACCGGACCGGCCAGTCGCTGCTGCGCCGGACGCTCGGGCGGGGCTACCGACTGCTCGCCCGCGGCGTCACGGGCGTCCCCGTCACCGACTTCCAGTGCGGCGCCAAGGCGTTCCGCCGCGAGGTGTGGGACGCCGTCGCCGCCGACGTCGACGAGACGGGGTTCGCCTTCGACACGGAACTGCTCGCGCTGGCACACCGCCGCGGCTTCGACATCCGCGAGGTGCCCATCGCGTGGGACGACCCCGGCGACAGCGACGTCGACGTCGGCAGCGACGTGCCGGACCTCCTGCGCTCGCTGGCGCGGATCCGGGGCACGCTGCGGACGACGCCGCGGGCGCTCCCCGACGGCGGCGACGACGGCGGGGCGGTCGCGACCGAGCCGACCGACGGCGACCCGCCCGACGACACAGCCGACCGCGACGCGGCCGCCGAGGGCGACGGCGGCGGCGACGCCGACGCCGACGACCCGATGCACGTCGCGCTCGTCACCTCGCACCCGCCGAACCGGGGGCACCTCGCGGAGTACGGCGAGGAGTTGGCCCGCGCGTACGCCGCCCGCGACGACACCGAGGTGACCGTGCTCGCGCGCCGCACCGACCGGGCGCCCGCGGTCGAGGACCGCGGCGACTACGAGGTGCGGCGCGTGTGGGAACGCGACGCCGCCCGGTCGGCGTGGCGTCTGTTCGGAGAACTGCGCGACGGCGACTACGACGCCGTCCAGTTCAACCTCCACATGACGTACTTCGGGACGACCAACGCCTACCGGTTCCTCGGGCTGGCGCTCCCGCCGCTGTGCCGGGCGACGCTCGACGTCCCCGTGGTGACGACGCTGCACGACCTGCTGGAGATCGTCGAGGAGGACCACGTCGACGACACCGTCGGGACGCTCGAACGCGTCGGCGCGCGGGCGGCGACCCAACTGGTCCTCCTGTCGGACGCGACGACCGTCACCGCCGCCGAGTACCGCGACGTCGTCGCCGACCGCTACCCGCTGGGCGAGGCAGTCCACGTCCCCCACGGGACGTTCGTGCGCGCCGACGGCGGCGCCGCCCCGCTGGAGCCGCCGCTGCGACTGCTCGTGTTCGGCTTCCTGGGCCCGACGAAGGACATCGAGACGACCGTCCGGGCGTTCCGCGACGTCCGGACGGCGGTCCCGGACGCCGAGTTGGTGATCGCCGGCGGCTCCCACCCCGACTACCCGGGCCACCGCGAGGAGTTGGAGTCCCGCTTCGGCGACGACCCCGGCGTCGAGTTCATCGGCTACGTCGAGGAGGACGAACTCGACGACGTGTGGGGGTCGGCGACGGCCGTCCTGATGCCGTACCACACCTGCACCGGCGTCAGCGGCGTGTTCCAGCTGGCGAAGTCGTACGGCAAGCCCGTCGTCGCCTTCGAGAACGACGGGATGCGCACCTCGACCGTCGAGACCGGCGGCGACGCCGCGTTCGTCGACCCCGGCTCGCCCGCGGCGCTGGCCGAGGGCATCGTCGACCTGTGGGACGACCGCGAGCGCCTCCGCGACATCGCCCGCGCGAACGCCGCCGCCGGCGACGCCGTCAGCATGACCGAGACGACCGACCGGTTCGTCGAACTGCTCGCGGACCCGTCGACCGCGACCGCCGCCGCGACCGACGGGGGTGAGGGGGCGTGAGCCGTCCCGACGGCGCCGACGACGGCTCCGCGCTCGACGGGGTGACCCGGAAGCTGGTCCAGCGGCTCCCCCACGGCGTCAAGCGACTGCTCGCGGTGCCGTACAACCGCGTCCAGCGGGTGCGGGCCGACCGCGAGTTCGCGGGCCGCGCGGACGGCTTCCCCGCGCTGTCCCCCGCCGACGACGCGCCCGACCACGTGGTCTGCGTCGTCGTCGACGCGCTCCGCGCGGACGTCGTCGACGCCGAGACGACGCCGTTCCTCGCCGACCGCCTCGTCGACGCCGCGGTGACGCCGTCGCCGTGGACGTTCCCGGCGGTGAGTTCGCTCGTCACCGGCCGCTACCCCCACGAACACGGGTCGATGCGGCGCTCGGACGACGCCGACCGCGGCGCCACCGACCTCGTCGTCCCGCCGACGCTGCCGACGGAGCCGACGCCGACGACGCTGCCCGAGGTGTTCGCCGCCGCCGGCTACCGCACGTACGGCGGGTTCGCGTTCCACATGCCCTTCTTCGC
It encodes the following:
- a CDS encoding proline-rich domain-containing protein — protein: MITSLVAFAGTSAAVRTTVEGPDEVTKGETVALTSTVDVRDDERVRIDAFTLTLRTAESPDEAVRVTVATNGTVLSITPSSGVVGQGEIRIAQLRRSLEVSVSGTDGAYGYGYGYRGGIDERAGQSAAEVGYGYGYGYADTAIVVEASFDSKSLKHGNYETFLAVDTAEADGRFRSNVRAFEVLVPGNGSPPDRGEGDDRRQWFNWFAWNAWSDWNDWNGWGDRDDWDDRDDRDWNDHDRDRDDRRDWEDWTDRDDHDRDDWNDRHDDEDDGDDDRDDRDDWRDHDRHDWKDRHDDEDDDRHEWRDHDDDEDDDRDGWRDHDRHDRDGWNDRYDDEDDEDDDEDDRRTGPPSHANGNGPPSHANGNGPPSHANGNGPPSHANGNGPPSHANGNGPPSDVPRGGR
- a CDS encoding alpha/beta fold hydrolase, coding for MAPVLTDVNSTSTTPGPTGTGPDGGDPTVDPNRVGSAPVDGRASVAYAEYGDPDGAPAVFLHGTPGSRRLAALYDGEARASGVRLLSIDRPGYGRSPPWPGRSLSAAGEFVAAVLDEAGVDRAGLIAFSGGGPQALAAAATVGDRVDEVDVIGGAVPVELAEGVATPVRALRWLATRAPRLCGGLLRGQSWVAARAPPSVVLSQYSDDGASGCTPRERTVVAEDFVEAFDGGAHGAVTELAATASQWDVSVDAVERPVRLWHGTADTNVPIAGAERLGERIRNGTVERVAGADHLGTLVAVRSAVLGRQRR
- a CDS encoding glycosyltransferase, producing MTDATDSTRPDADGQPAEHSPDRSVVVPVYDERPDVWTALVERLRAAGWDEVVVCLDAPDDDTARAAERVGEHAGVALAVSDDRRGKGGALRDGLATASGDVLGYVDADGAVAVEALDRLYRSVEWGTAAVAAGSRDAGDADRTGQSLLRRTLGRGYRLLARGVTGVPVTDFQCGAKAFRREVWDAVAADVDETGFAFDTELLALAHRRGFDIREVPIAWDDPGDSDVDVGSDVPDLLRSLARIRGTLRTTPRALPDGGDDGGAVATEPTDGDPPDDTADRDAAAEGDGGGDADADDPMHVALVTSHPPNRGHLAEYGEELARAYAARDDTEVTVLARRTDRAPAVEDRGDYEVRRVWERDAARSAWRLFGELRDGDYDAVQFNLHMTYFGTTNAYRFLGLALPPLCRATLDVPVVTTLHDLLEIVEEDHVDDTVGTLERVGARAATQLVLLSDATTVTAAEYRDVVADRYPLGEAVHVPHGTFVRADGGAAPLEPPLRLLVFGFLGPTKDIETTVRAFRDVRTAVPDAELVIAGGSHPDYPGHREELESRFGDDPGVEFIGYVEEDELDDVWGSATAVLMPYHTCTGVSGVFQLAKSYGKPVVAFENDGMRTSTVETGGDAAFVDPGSPAALAEGIVDLWDDRERLRDIARANAAAGDAVSMTETTDRFVELLADPSTATAAATDGGEGA
- a CDS encoding oligosaccharide flippase family protein; this encodes MSDQNTLPFERPVRRLASTVRTVSTDDLVHHGGVMAAATVVAGGFNYGYQVFVGRYLGAEAYGAFGALFALFYLLHVVGRGVRFSASRFAAELNGAHERAAFYRGFLLRSVALGVGGTVLLVAASPAIAGFLGLDSAAPVTVVAAAIGVELVLTANQGTLQGLQRFGALGAFKVAQAAVKLALGVALVLAGFRLYGAFAAVVLGSAVVLVASTAYLLRELGTASAARSSFRYRRAYRYVVPAAIAGFCLTVPANADVVVVKHFFPAVDAGHYAAASVLGKVLLFLPMGISTALFPKVTADHAAARTERLDALFDRALAYAALVAAAGAVGFWLVAEELLLVAYGPEYVAAAPLVRWYGLAISAVVLAIVVLNFELARDRTDYVYAFALGSLLELAAIWFVHDTLIQVAQLVLVANVALFALGLATVKLDLDLVPTRLRNVLSTSDK